A region of Bacteroidales bacterium DNA encodes the following proteins:
- a CDS encoding leucine-rich repeat domain-containing protein, translating to MKRVVLTIIPVLVYVIICVTGCTKKTEDETIKSGQAGSLSWTLRSDGTLVISGEGEMPDYENPPWFKYRDDITQLIIGNDVSNIGRQAFYGHRNITSVTIGSSVTAIGECAFQSCSGITEIINYQKTPQFISEIMTFGENWGTFGRVPKPNCTVWVPAGSEEAYRSDDGWRMFYKIGIIGDPGSLPAGIGGMENQLKWVLGDDGTLTISGEGQMPSWNIYGTMHSTGTQPDWISYSESIFHVVIEEGVTGISNYAFYGCDNIDTISIPGTVEYFYASTPLSFACINVAAYNPIFSSVDGVLFNKSQTLMILYPSKKQDKSYVIPDGTTGFAGFSNSSGYCGYPFAYCKNLTSLTIPAGFTSTDFYDCTELTEIINHQAIPQANYSVFPGVNKDGCVLYVPAGSEDAYRTTEGWMDFVHIKAIDVD from the coding sequence ATGAAAAGGGTTGTTTTAACGATAATTCCTGTACTTGTTTACGTAATCATTTGTGTCACAGGTTGTACGAAAAAGACAGAAGATGAAACCATAAAGAGTGGTCAGGCGGGTTCACTTTCCTGGACATTACGTTCTGACGGAACACTTGTTATTAGCGGAGAGGGAGAAATGCCGGATTATGAGAATCCTCCCTGGTTTAAATATAGGGATGATATTACCCAACTAATTATCGGTAATGATGTGAGCAATATTGGCAGACAGGCGTTTTATGGGCATAGGAATATAACCTCTGTTACTATCGGAAGTTCAGTAACTGCTATTGGCGAGTGTGCTTTTCAATCCTGTTCCGGCATCACTGAAATTATCAATTATCAGAAAACACCTCAGTTTATCAGTGAAATCATGACTTTTGGTGAAAATTGGGGTACATTTGGCAGGGTGCCCAAACCAAACTGCACAGTGTGGGTGCCTGCCGGTTCTGAAGAGGCATACCGTAGCGACGATGGATGGAGAATGTTTTATAAAATCGGCATAATTGGCGACCCCGGTTCACTACCGGCAGGTATAGGCGGAATGGAAAATCAGCTCAAATGGGTACTGGGAGATGATGGAACGCTGACAATTAGCGGCGAGGGACAGATGCCGTCCTGGAATATTTATGGTACTATGCATAGTACCGGTACCCAGCCTGATTGGATCTCTTATTCCGAATCTATTTTTCATGTAGTCATAGAAGAGGGGGTTACTGGTATTAGTAATTATGCATTTTACGGATGTGACAATATAGATACGATATCTATTCCCGGTACAGTAGAATATTTTTATGCAAGTACTCCTTTATCGTTTGCTTGTATAAATGTAGCGGCATATAATCCCATTTTCTCTTCGGTCGATGGAGTGCTGTTCAATAAATCGCAAACACTCATGATACTATATCCCAGCAAAAAACAGGATAAATCGTATGTAATACCCGATGGTACTACCGGATTTGCAGGGTTTTCAAATTCGTCTGGATATTGTGGATATCCGTTTGCATATTGTAAGAATCTTACCTCCTTGACCATACCAGCTGGTTTTACCTCTACTGATTTCTATGATTGTACGGAATTAACCGAAATAATCAATCATCAGGCAATACCTCAGGCTAATTACAGCGTATTTCCCGGTGTAAACAAAGACGGATGTGTACTGTATGTACCTGCCGGATCTGAAGATGCTTACCGGACAACCGAAGGATGGATGGATTTTGTACATATTAAAGCGATTGACGTTGATTAG
- a CDS encoding creatininase family protein, whose product MMNGLSRLFEEEPVQWGLRGDPLLWNEIKLELETIAFPAGIDDFRKLLYSMFYQLTGEEPAQGKNIYVPRYGEISSGMSSGVVCSDFWIEKGFPLILQRYEENMKNRMDKIKDISALTWQELEILPKEKTILFLTFAPVEEHSQHLPLGVDLILGENWKEKAIQLITEKHTDFYILTMDRIPFAQGTIKGFPGNLHVKQKTVYRVAFELLECIAGWGIRNIVIIASHGEPKHLIAIEEACEKINKKYGICSISPMGSFFSYNELGIDLNFPALLKEQLEKYPNDFHAGWLETSAILDINEQYVKDGYQDLPDLKVEEKEMIFPKKVNKKIAGYGHIGFPRFASRELGKLINESTAEFIYKATMAFVRRKGYKIYEHHSLYKLPFMKTNFVRNVFLLIGFIIGLFIIILIYKI is encoded by the coding sequence ATGATGAACGGACTATCCCGATTATTTGAAGAAGAGCCTGTTCAATGGGGTTTGAGAGGAGACCCTTTGTTATGGAATGAAATAAAACTGGAATTGGAAACGATTGCTTTTCCCGCTGGTATTGATGATTTTAGGAAATTATTGTATTCCATGTTTTATCAGTTAACAGGGGAAGAACCGGCGCAGGGAAAAAATATTTATGTTCCAAGATATGGGGAAATTTCATCAGGAATGTCAAGTGGAGTAGTCTGCTCAGATTTTTGGATTGAAAAGGGGTTTCCTTTAATTCTGCAGCGATATGAAGAGAATATGAAAAATCGCATGGATAAAATAAAGGATATCTCAGCATTGACATGGCAGGAATTAGAAATTCTTCCAAAGGAGAAAACAATTCTATTCTTGACTTTTGCTCCGGTTGAAGAGCATAGCCAGCACCTTCCGCTTGGTGTGGATCTGATATTAGGAGAAAACTGGAAGGAAAAAGCCATTCAATTAATTACGGAAAAACATACCGATTTTTATATCCTGACAATGGATCGAATTCCATTTGCACAAGGAACAATAAAAGGGTTCCCGGGTAATTTACATGTAAAGCAGAAAACTGTTTATCGTGTTGCATTTGAATTATTGGAATGCATTGCAGGTTGGGGGATAAGAAATATTGTAATCATTGCTTCACATGGTGAACCAAAACATTTAATTGCCATTGAAGAAGCATGTGAAAAGATCAATAAAAAGTACGGGATTTGTTCCATATCTCCAATGGGCTCTTTTTTCTCTTACAATGAATTGGGCATTGATTTGAATTTTCCCGCTCTTTTAAAAGAACAGCTGGAAAAATACCCTAATGATTTTCATGCAGGTTGGTTGGAAACTTCAGCTATTCTGGACATCAATGAGCAATATGTAAAGGATGGTTATCAGGATTTACCTGATCTAAAGGTCGAAGAAAAAGAAATGATATTTCCCAAAAAAGTAAATAAAAAAATAGCCGGATATGGTCATATCGGATTTCCACGATTTGCCAGCAGGGAATTAGGAAAACTAATCAACGAAAGTACAGCCGAATTTATTTATAAAGCGACTATGGCATTCGTCAGAAGAAAGGGTTACAAAATTTACGAACACCATTCACTGTATAAACTACCATTCATGAAAACCAATTTTGTCAGAAATGTATTTTTGTTAATTGGCTTTATAATAGGATTATTCATCATAATTTTGATTTATAAGATATAA